A stretch of the Candidatus Desulfatibia profunda genome encodes the following:
- a CDS encoding ComF family protein encodes MYVNIMELKGNWDLGYVLDWHVERSEFMGHNQFGRAEFDTKRTEIGEAIFQLKYRDDLTKIEPLAETMVLNLKSAFQTASFIVPMPPSKSRRTQPAVELARKVAEKMELPFFENILLKKGTTPQMKDIGTKEEKVSALMGCFYINDGIENSGSWNALIIDDLYSSGASLSAATQVLRSYQKVNKIFVAAFSRTK; translated from the coding sequence ATGTATGTAAATATAATGGAGCTCAAAGGTAATTGGGATCTTGGATATGTATTAGATTGGCATGTAGAACGCAGTGAGTTTATGGGACATAATCAATTTGGTCGCGCTGAGTTTGACACCAAAAGAACTGAAATAGGGGAGGCAATTTTTCAACTCAAGTACAGAGATGATCTAACGAAAATTGAACCCCTTGCAGAGACAATGGTATTAAATTTAAAATCAGCATTTCAAACAGCATCATTTATTGTTCCAATGCCGCCATCAAAAAGCCGAAGGACTCAGCCAGCTGTTGAGCTGGCAAGAAAAGTGGCGGAAAAAATGGAACTTCCTTTTTTTGAAAATATATTGTTAAAAAAAGGAACAACACCCCAAATGAAAGATATCGGCACTAAAGAAGAAAAAGTAAGTGCATTAATGGGGTGCTTTTATATAAATGATGGCATAGAGAATAGTGGTTCTTGGAACGCTCTTATTATTGACGACCTTTATTCCTCAGGAGCATCCTTATCGGCCGCGACCCAAGTTTTAAGAAGTTATCAAAAAGTTAATAAAATCTTTGTTGCTGCATTTTCGAGGACTAAATGA